Part of the Ornithodoros turicata isolate Travis chromosome 6, ASM3712646v1, whole genome shotgun sequence genome, CAAATGCATATGCAAAACCTATCATAATCATAATTTATCTGTTACTGTTCTATCGTACAGTAAGGTCACATTTCCACGCCGTGCTATAGTGGGTATCGTATTTGGAGATCCGCTTGCTCGTAGCAAAACCCTCgttttccccattttttcttgctTCGTGAAGACTCGTACAAGATTCCTCTCTTTTATTACACTGTTCTTCGAATACCCTCTGCTTCAGCGGTCAGAGCTGTAAAACAgccagtcgaaaaaaaaaaaaagtcaaaagaCGCTGCTCCATCCTCAAGTCCCCCACCAACACAAGGACCGTTTGTGGGTTGGAGACGAATGGTCCGCGGTGGGATTCCGGTCCTCCGCGGACTGGAGAAGACGCACATTTTGATGACGTAGGCTGTGACGTTTACACCATCCGCGGACTTATCCCGGGGATGCGTGCCTCATGTGAACCCACCCTTAGTGTACACTGCCGTGTTCTCTGTGCATACGTTGCTCTACAGTGCTTTGCGGAGATGAGCGTCCTGGATGGGCGCATGCGGTGCAGGCTGTGTCATCGCTCGATAAGCCAGTATTTTACTGAAAGATGCCGTGCCAGTTAGCGTTGGTACAGTCTCTTTTGGGCGTCATGTCATTTCTCCGCCTGTCAGACGACACCGGTTGTAATCTGCAATCTGTGTGTAGGGAGATGGCGTCATGACCAATACTGCTGATATCGCATCGAGGTAGCTATCACCGACCTAGGAAACTAGCGCCACTATTGTGGATGACCAGCGCCTCTGTGTTCCGGAACCATTGGGCAGGCAtatagtatataggaggctatggttgTTTGCACCTGGAAAGATTTTCACCGATTCTTtagatttcctacaggttttgtaccATTCGTTGGcgcttgaaacaccatgcaaaatcTGCTAATGAAGCTATACTATACTGTTGAATCTGTGGCCGCTTGGGCTCCCAAATGGCGTTGTGCAAACTTTGCTGCAACAGCCCTGCGTTTCATTCTACTGAGCGATAAtgtaatacagtcaaacctcgttacaacgaaacgcgatataacgaaattcgcgatagagcgaaataatttggattccccggcagagggccatagagatcaatgtattttaactcccgctaCAACGAAACACTTTTCAGCCGCCGCCTCGATACAGCGAAAGAACGAGATAAGTTTTATGACTCCAAAGCCGACTTTAGGGTCATgaaaacaaagggcgcaagcagcgtcctgttcccgcggcgaaagatggcacgcgcgattagggtagggaggaatctggtgcctacaaaaggaagtctgagtcattggaaggttaGGGATTTTCTTCCGAGGCTTCTCCTCCTTTTCGCGCTTGTTTTGAACTGTCCGGTTGCAGCCAAGTAAAAAGAGCACAAGACGCAAGGCGCTATCGCACGCGTGGGAAACGCTTCGTTCGCGTGGCGGCGTAAGTGACGAAATCAGCCTAGATGATTTTCTTGACAGGGACAAACATGCCGTAGCAACGGAGAGCCTTACGGGAAAACGCACTGTCATAGACGTAGAAGGTTTGCGGGAGATCGCAACATGATATGGAGAAAGCTGCGGAGGCTTCGGCGGCGTACGAACAATGCGTGACACCGCGTCTTCTAGGCACGACGCAGACGCGTATAAccggctatttcacgcaagaataaaataCCGTAGGTGCACTTTggcgctgtatttgtagttgttgtcatttttcacgaaaaacTTTTCCGCGTCGTAGCGggagtttcgttatatcgacGCTTATGTACAGCGCGCGCCCTCGCAAACGTCGCAATCCGTGACCTTCAATTCggtacaacgaaagaaattgcagtccccgtgggtttcgttatatcgaggttcgactgtacttGTGGGGAAACCTACCGCAGTGTTCAAATGGCATCGATGATCTCCGGTGATATCCTTTCTCAGCCAGGGAGCTTAGCTGGCTGCTTAACGCCGTCGGCGCTGAACTACGACGGTTCGTTAGGCGAGCGCAGCCTTTCCAAGAGGGCGGGTGATCGAATTCTGGCTGCCGCTCTGCCAACTGACTCACATGGTGGGACCAGGACGGCGTCTCTGATTTAACGCCAGATTTTCGCAACGATTTGGTTGTACCTGAGTGGGAAACAATCGTTCTCTCCATTATTGAGCACATATCAGTCGTACCCACCTTCTAACTGCGATGCTGACTCCAAAATGCTAAGCCTACTCTGTGCATCCATTTTCTGCAGCAGGAGAGTACCAACTGCCAGAACGTCTTCCTTCTTCCCATTGTAGTCTTGAATTGCTGTCGGAAGAGCACTGTTCTGCTGCCCTGATTGTCTCGTCGTCGGGGGCGTGCCGCATCCATTCTCACACTTGTCTTCTGGAAGGTCAGGTTCCCATCATTTTCCCAAACTTTTAACTTGATACAACTGCGACACCCATTAAAATTCCCCTTTAAAGGGGCCGCACAGATTGTGTGTTCCTCAGAAGAAACCACCACCAggtcataatcggcaaacctTACGAGGAgtccgtccgcacgatccgtcAGGAGCGctgctcatcggcccgcgagatctccatcatgattggacaatggaaattttgaATTTTGAATGCGCAAAAGTGGACATACTActcccgtagcagacgacagcaaccgCTCCTATAAAAACGCGTAGAaggatgatgataatcaactttagaatgaagCATCTCCTGTTGGACATCCGCcacttgtacagaaatactaaggtaagctaaagtacaaagtactgcagaaattgaggaagcaataaccgggtcgatgagcagcgccaccgctagcttccaaatgcggcactGGGAAGGGGTACCTATGACAtagtcgttataatctagtaggtcgtggtcataacacacacaaaagagtCACTTAGAAAAATAACGTGCACTCTTTGCAATATTATTTGAGGCATTCAATGCATCAAATCGTGAGTAGGCTTGACAACAGCAAACCTTGTGTGCTACTTGAACTGATTTATCGGTGGACGCGAACGTACCACTCACCCGTTTGTCCAGCTTTGTCTACCGCCGATGTTTCTTCGTAACGGCTGAATGCAAACACAGATTCTGACCTTCGCGGACACACTCTTGCCCTATCATGAACAAAGGGTTCCGAGGTCCTCCTGTACGGCGGGTAGGACACTGGCTGGTGCACCAACCTACGTTCACATTCCCTGCTATGGCGGTGCAAGACTGCATGCACGGGAGCACCACGAGATGTGCTGGACAGCGACAACAGGCTCGACGTTGGTTGTAGATCATCAGCCGACGGAGGTGCTGCATGGGTATCCTTTGCAGGTACAGGTAAACTCTGTCGCCTGATCACTGTCCTGGGAAGCATTTTGGGTAAACTAAGCGGCATGCTATGACGCCTACGACCCCAATGTCCAAAAGGCTCTTCCATCCAGGAGTAGTCGGTAGCTGTGCGTTGCAAAAGCGGTGGTAGCACTTCTTCATCCTCGAGGTCACCCTCTTCTTCTTCCGAAGCTAAAGGGGCGTTGAGGTCCGTCTCAAAGGAACCCGTCTCGTCATTGGCGATCAGCTTCTCCCACTGAATGTGGTTAATATGTAGGTTGTCAAGGAGCTCTGTTGACAAAGGCGTGTCCAGAAACTGGTGCCACATTTCAAACAGTGGGCTCACGACAAACTTGAAGAAATCTGTAAATAGGTCTGCTCAAAAGCGTGTTATTTTCCGTAAACAACGTACCAGCTTGTATCTTGGCAACTGTTGTTTTATCTCGGTCGCAGATAGGTGTGACCGGGATATTCAACCTCTTTTCGTAGTCCCCTGGAGCAGAAAATAATTTGTAGGCACAGCTTGGCAAGGGGTGACAATAACTTACCCTGTCTGTAAAACTCCTTGCACACCTGCAAGCTCCATCGATGGCTGATATCCCAAGGACGGCAGGGGTTTCCCAGGTCAGCACATTTCAAGGCAATCTAAACACAATGTGCACTATGTAATAGTTGTCACTTGGAGGTTCAATTCGGAGTACCTGGAGAATAAAATGACGGTATTCTTTCTCTGCCATGTTGAGCACCCTGTTCTCCAAGTATCGCTGCAAGGAGAACCACAATCTGGTTTTTCCATTTGCATTGAAAACATTAGATTAGAAATTGTCATGCATAAAGTTATGAGATGATATAATATGATACCATAGTTTATGGGTGCATATGAACAGCCACAAGGGCCCCAATATTGGCGCCCGCTGTCAGATTACAGCGCATAGCCTACTGTAGACAAAAGTTTACTGAACATGCTCCGGCGCaatccttcctcagagtgacatgcCATCACCTGCAAACTGGTCACTGGGTTATCCAGGCACATGTCTGCAAGTCTGTACAGTCCCATTTTCTGCTAGCTTGTCACTCTAgcgcatgttccgtaaacttttgtccaacaCTGTACACACAATACTTGATCAAATATGCACGTAAGACACACAGGTAGTGCACAGGACATGTAACAGCTACAGCAAAAATTTGTATGCTAAAATTCGTACATTACAACAGAAAAGCGGCTTGGTTCATGTTCATTGAAGGACGGACTAGAATAGGAGAAGTTTAGGCGACTTGGTAAACCCAGGGGAATCAATCCATGAATGCAAACCTTTATTAAGGAATATGGCGTCAGCAATTTTGTGTCGTGATGACAGAGAGAGAAGGTTAAAATATTTTAAAGGGGCAGTTGCACCAGCAATCtacttggctaattttttcgtgcgaaaagtgcttagatattaaagaaacaaatttcAAAGATCATTATTGCTTCAGCAGTTCCAGAAACTCTGGTGGCGTGAcatcactccctaagcggaggagtgagagggtcCCGACGTCCCATAGCTCTGTGAGGcagcggcattccttttctcaaggtcacACCCTGATTGGTTCTGAGGGAGTGACACTCGTTGTTTCTGGCTCTTTGTCACGTATTCCATCCAATAACTACGCCGCTCTTTCAATCAGATTTTTGGATTTCGGTCAACGGTCCACAAGGAACAAAATGACACAATAGTTTCGAAATAGACTGGAACGAATGGAAGACCTGAGTAATCAAATGATTCAAGACCGAGAAAGTCCCATAGATAATtggattaaaaacaattaaaaacccccagtgctagGTAGGATGCAAAAACCCGCAAAAACCCGCAAAAACCGACCAAAAGAGAGTGCTATACACCAGAAACAAGTTCTTCCAAATCTGCTTGCCTATCTGttgttcttctattttcttggtGAAATCAATGGATGCCATACTAACACAATTATCCCCTTCCTCTCGAATGAACCTAGCCTCCTGATAAAGAAGCTTCCCTCTTCCGTGCCCGTGAAAAAGATTTTGCGTTCCGCAGTAATCTGGGGGCTGTTTTTTGCAACCATCGCAATCTTTTACGTGATCTTTTAGAGTTGAATATTGGGAGCTCGCCCTGGCATGCTCCTGCAACCTGACGTTGACGCATCTCTGCGTTTGCCCAATGTAAAATTTCTTGCAACCTAAAGGAATTTTGTACACGATAAGATTTGTGAATAGTGTGAAGCGGGCACTTCTGAACAGCTTCAAGGCAATTTCTCATGGCATGGTTTCTCAATAATccttctggtcaggaaactccggcAAAAAGTTGACATAGGGTGCCCAGATGATGCATGGCGGCGGTCATTCAGGGAGAGATTTTGGTGTGTGCCTGTATCTGTGCATGTGTTTGGATTTTGGCTCCAgctttttctttcccctttttgGCTTTGTATTTTGCCTCCGTAACGACAGGTTCTTTCTTAAATATCCTCGAGGGATATTTCAATCCTTGCACACTGTGCGCATGTAAGAATGTTCTGCACGAACTAAGGAGACTTTGCCTAATTCGATCCTGGAGCGTTTTGTGATGATCCTTATCCAAGGGGGTCTTCACTTGATGAGAAGTGAGcgcaagtgttttttttttcccataaAACTGTGATTTGCATCATGATGACTACTTCTATGGAAATAAACATAAGACGTTCATTAACTGAACTGTGATGAGGCGAATCAGAAAATCCCAGATAGCTTAGCACCGCTTTGAGCTGTGGGAACTTGTTGATAACAAAGGAGAAGGTCTGTTTTGGTTCCTTCTCTCACGGCCGATTGTCCACGaggagtcaaggtcagcgaaaacgtaACATGAAGGGCAGTTCTCCCTTCCtcattccagtaatctcccagaACGCAATgtgtgcgcaaggagcactgtgAGGCATGATGTGTGTGGAGCGAGTGAGGAGCACGCAAAACGCACAAGGAGATTATGTCCATGCTAGACATGTGCGAATAATTATTTTAAAATCGAACTCAAGTAAATACCAAGTTAATACTATGGTACATAGTCAAAGCAAATATAAAAGATATTGTATATGAAGTGAATAGGTAGTTGTATACCTGGTCCGGATACACATTCAGCACATGTACGGATACAGACATGTGTGCAGCATGTATATGCAATATATTTATACAGATCAGAATATGAAGGAGCACTCACATTGTCTTACGTCTTCTTTCATGCAGTTTTTGGCCTTACACGTGAAGCTTTGGAAAcaaatatgcagggtgcttcgCCTAATGTGTTATTAATTCCTGTAAAAAATTTACTTGTCCGAAAAAGATGTGGTCAACAGTACTTATCTTCTGGCAACTTGCGTCACAAATTGCGCTGGTTTTAATTTGCCTTTTTTTGTGGGATTTTAATTTTCAGAATTGAACTCAAAATTTAGCCAAGTGAAGgcaacgttttctttttttttttgtcagcaaTAGACAGCCCATGTAGGAAATACCCTAGCTCATTGAAATGCATGTTCCCTGTTCCACTGGTAACAGCTGAAAAAACGTTCTGAGACACACAAAGTGCTGGCCACCCTCATTTTGACAGGGGACCTTGCCTCACTCATTCAGCTGCCCTCTCAGTGTCACACTATACCGGACAAGTAGATTTCTTAATACAGGAATTAATAACACgtcaggtgaaacaccctgtatattaaatACTGGTAAATTGTATAGGATGAGCAGGTGGGGGTTGGTGAGGCAACACTGTCATACACAGATGTGAGGTACTACAGTTGAAGGGTTGGTCTGTATGACACCACTATCAAAACTCGTTTCAAAGAACGAGGACTAAAAATAAAATGAGCAGATAGTATTTACCTTGAACCTTGACAGGAACTCCTGCTGCCTAGTGATgtctgtagccaggatgagactTCGAATATGTTGTTCTACTTCATCCCTGCATACAGGCGATGCATAACCTCTCATAAAGAACTCTCGGAAACAACCACAACCATAACACAGTCAAACCTCCTTACAGGGAAATGAGATACAAACTGACGTCCATGGGCGTACCCAGAGGAGGGCAAGGAGAGCAATGGGACACATGCGAAAGCTACCCTGTGAGTACGTCAAGGACTACCCTGATTTTGAGGAATTGACATCGTTCCGCGATCGCGATGCGGAGGTTGTCGTACCGCCGCATAACAGTGAACACAGCACCTGGAAAGTGTGCATTGAGAATTGCGGAACACCTCAGCGTGCGTGGCACAAAATATATTGTTCAGCTTGTGTCTCTTtagtgttgaagcaataaatgtgTATGGTATGGTGTGTATGGAATGAACTGCGTTTTCGCTGTACAACTGTACGCAAGTTGTCAAGttttctccgaatttcggatattaactgagctgtaaatcataAAGTCGGAAAAACTCTGTTTCTTGAAAAACAATAAGCTCCGAAAAACATCCTCCAGTAACGCCCAGAAATAAACTcagaaaacccggaaccctagtcATAGGTCGTCATGGCTATTCTCAGATGTCAGAATAGGAAACATTCGCACAGTACGTCTCCAGGGAAAGATGCGTGCTTTGCCCCCTCCCCACTGTGAAAAAAAATCGTGGGAACACCCATGGGCACAACGCGTTTTGCCTCCCGATAGAACAAAAGAGAGTTGGGCTGGCATCTCGATATAAAAAGAAAATTCCCAAAACAGCATGCTGCGTCCCTAACACGTGCCCAAAATCAAAGAAACAAGCAGAAGATTGATCGAAACTGATCGGGAATGCGTGTCGTCAGCTAGCCGGCAACAGTGTACCCGGAAAGGGAGACGCAGAAGAGGTCGTGGATTGCAGTTTCCTACGCAAGTACGAGTGATGCTCACGAACTGCACGGCGGCTTGCCTGTTCGCATCATTCAAGGTGTGCGGCCCGAACATGTACACGTTTATGTTGGTCGCCTCTTCACAATTCGCGGTATGAATCCTCTCAAGTTTCACCTACTTCGGTGCAACGAAAGGAAACGCGACACCCGTAAATTTCGTTTTTTCGAGGCTCGACTGTGTATATCCACTAAAATGCAGCAGGAAAAAGGCTTACCATACAGAATTGTCCAAGTGATCGAAGATCCCGGACTGACGGAGACAGGAAATGGCCGAACGCCAATGGTGGTTCTCTAATACTGAGAAATTCTGCAAAGAAATTGTCTCTGATGTAAAATCTCCTGCGGTGCTAGCAGGGGTCGAGCCTTGGGGGTAAAATAATAGTAGCAAAAAGTCACTACCTTGTACAAGGCTGCAAGGTGATTGGAGGTAGCGATAAGGAAGGGCTGATTGACCCCAGGGTGATCCAGGTCGTGTGTGACAGCTGCTATGAGAGACGCCATCGCCTCCACAGGAGTCATGTGCTCACGTATCTGAGGGTGAAAAAACGTCTCCCTTCCAGCTTCCATATGCTGGACATATGGACCAACCTTGTATTCTAAGAGGAAACAGTGCATGGCCTGGGTTACGTCTGCTGCGTGCACGGAGTTGTGATAGGGGTTGTTGCTGTGGTAACCAGCGTCTATCAAGTCTGAAAGCAAGCCTTTAGCGATTGCATCTTGATGGAATGAGCAGTAGTACTCACTGAAGCAGTGCCACACCTTGACCACATCTAGGTTAAAGGCGCCCATGAACCCGTACTGGTGAAAAAGGTGCACCAGGAGATGGGGCATGGAACGACCTCCCGAGCAAACGTCCAGGGCAAAAGTATTGAACGCCCAGCGGTCCACCTGCCTCAGGAGGCACTGCAATGTAGAAATTATGAACATGAATGAATTTGGACACAGCCATCACTTATAGTGACTGACCCTTGATACTCCATGGTAAGAATCGTCGAGGATGTTCATAAGATGCCTCCATGGTTGTAAGACGGGTTGGTTGTCCCTTCTCCTGTACAGCGTCAGGAAGGGCGTTGTAGTTAATGGCCGATCAATGTCAATGTCCACTGCTAGAGGAAGAAACGAGAGATATCAAGGGACAAACTAGGCAATTCAATGGTCACTTACCTTGCAAGAGATTGTACTCTGACTGACTTAATGACTTTTTGGGCCTCTCTTCCTTACATTCTGACAAAAAACAATACTTCCTTGGAGAAATCTCCAGAAAAAGCACAAACCACCTGTTAGAATGACATATTTTATGGCCATTGCATTAGCCTCTCTATTTTAGGAGGGGGGATTAGTTTCGTTTGTTCAGTGACAAAGTATATTTTTCTAAATCCAATTCCCGAATAGAACAATTTGCTTCACAGATTAGTACAATGAACATTTTCAGGCACAAATAATGATTTTAATATCCATAAAAATCACTCGGAAATCTTTTTAAAAAACTCCATTTTCTGCTAATTTGCCTCACGAACGATCAGGAGTGTGCTGGGATGAGTCTCATACCCAACAGAGACTCGTAGAAAGTTTTCCAAAGGCCTCTCTACAGTTAGCTGGCACATTTCAGCCACATTAGAAGCTTTTAAAATATCATTTTATAAACTTAAATACGTACTCAGCCATATTTACTGTGGAAGTCATTGTCTCCGTGATGTTGTttaaaatttgaaaataagctacgagacacagaaattgcgaaaggctttcttttttttgttcttcacaAGGCACAACCACATGCAGGTTGAGCCATATGGTACATAATTTCAAGGCGAGCAACAATGCAGACTACGTAAAATATCACACACAGGCCCACTTTTCTACGCAGTGTGCGAGAGTTGTCGATATAGAAACAACAAACAGTTGTGTTCCCTTCCACTTGTTGACGCAGGGACTTACGCGCCAATGTAGTTCACTACTGCGCCTTCAAGTGAGGTTCATTTTGTAATGCCAAATAAAATGAATGTCACCTTTTTAGTCCGTAGCGGCGATTCAACGTAAATGAGCCACTCAACAAAAGGTCAAACCTTTGCTAAAACAACTTCCAGAATTCCGAGGTAAATACCACGCTACTCTTACAAAACTCTTTCGTAGGaattcgaaaaaaagaaaagaagaagaaaaacacctCAACTTGGCCAGCTGGAGCAGCTTATTCGTTCCTGTAtgagggagaaaaaaaatgaagcacGCCATAACCCCTATCGACATGTCAGTCACTGATAAGGCCCTTCGGTTCTGACAACTCACTGATAGGGCCCCACTTCACCTTGATTGAATGCCATTTGGAGTCCAATTTTAGCCAGCGGCATATGTGATTTCTGTATTTCTTAGGTGAAGCCACCGCACTTAAGTTAcagcatagaaaaaaaaagaaaaaggaacgctTATTGTTCGAGACTAACTAGCATGTTTTCGGGAAACACAATGTTGTCGGGTTTCATCAAATACAACATTAATTGGCGACTTCTCTCATAGTGCCCTGTGTGCGATGCATTTCATGAAGCGAATATTTGAGCAAGATTTACCTACGACTTTGACGTGGACTATACCATCCTCACTCTTCTCCACAACCACTCTCCTCTGAAAAGTTGGTGGAAACACACACAGAGCAGGTAAGAAAACGTGCGTACGTTGTGCCCCGTTTACATATATGGTCAACACACCAAGTGGAGTTTTGCTCTGTTTGTGTCTAACACGCACGTCTGTCATTGTGCGCTCTTTACGGAACGTTGGTTATTTCACGTTCTTGAACGACATTCGTCCAAGTGACCATGGAGATAGGATGAAATTATTTTGGCTCGAGATGTTTTCCTAGGAAGGGCACGCATTTTTTGCAACAACCGTATACTGCTTTACAAATTCTGTCGGGTGCACTGATTCCATAGGTTTACTCACGTGCGTAGTGTTGCAGACGATCCAATCCTGTGTAGTTCCGAATCGTATGCATGTTGCGTACGGAATCATCGCCTCTCACGACATCCTGGCCCTGAAACCAACACAGCGGGAGTGAAAAAAAGTTGAAATCGGAAACTGACGTCCATTTGAcacgcaggcgagctggtggacgGAATTTACCATGAACGAATGGGTCGCTCGAACCAGCAAAAACATATTACTGCAACCCCAAACACAACCTACAGAATTCATAAGCAAAATCAAGTATTAGACGCTGTCACCGATTCAATGAGACGAGAAGGTCGAAGGTCTTCAATATATTTACTAATTGTACCTGAAGGACTCGTAGCGTAACAGAGCTCCCAGTAAACCTGAAATATCCCAGGTACATCCCACAAAGGTCGTACACGTCGCATATGTCTGcacgtctatgcgacgttatctgtacgtccacaatgtgacttcAAAAAGGTGTTTTATTTTCTATATACCTGGGATATCTGGTAGATGTAAAAACAAAGGAGCAAGCGCGCAttatttttcggagacatcTAGGACACGTGACCCTTAGTGGCATGACTACTACTttatttaccaagtaatcactaatcacattatagacggtagcttgagttaaaaacgCTATATTTGCCTGGATGGGGTGTGAGGAACGTTCGAAGCTATATGCTGACGTGGTTTGCAAGCTCAGAATTAAACTGCAAAGccgttgtcaccgttgcaaacgtgatACGCGCCACGCTACATTTGATGAATGATCTCTAAcattttgtatttcagtatatgctcgctctggtatctcttgaaatccgcATACGCCGTGGAGGGGCCAAAAAGAGAGCCTGCATCTCATATGGTAAAAGGGGAAAGGACATTTACTAACGCATGATCTGAATTGGTCTTGGATCATGGCTGAAAGGTCGCTGGGCACCCCTCCCCAAGTggggtgtgctgccaaaagtagatgccctttttgtttaattagtgTGTGCAGCATTCATTGGCTATAGCAATCAATCACTATCAATTCCAAATTAATTGAACACAAAACGGCATTGATGTTAAAATATCCCCggaacatccaaatatccaaaataAATGTCTATGTGACGGTTCTGGGATGTGCAAACAGTAAGAATGTGCCAGTCGCAtggatgtactttctacgtaaacaggctctctgtgaagctcccatggataccctaacatccaatttgcgatatcgccaggatgtacctgggatgtatatggtttgctgggaggGAATAGAATTGAACAGAATAATATTCAAAACGGACATTCGTCAGTTTTTCCTAACTGTACGAGCGAATAAGAGGACGGTATCAACGCTTCAGACAACATTACGCATCGCTAATGAGTCGACTCCCCTTATTTGAATTGACGTCAGGTGACACGCCATGCGGAAAGGTCCGCAACAAACTGATTTGGAAACGTTGTTCTCTTCACGGAGACATCGAATAAATGGCATCATTCAGAGATCTATGCGGTTCAAAGAACGGTACACCCAATAGAGAATTTtggtacatcgtacgctatcgccttcgcGTACGTAAGGCATAGCgttgaaacagaaacagaacagagagagagcttcgcgcagaaccaccaacgctatctgttacgtacgctatcgcctttgcgtacgatgtactaaaactctccaaTATGTACGGGCAATTCAGCAAAAATCTACCGTACCCGATCAACGGAGAAGGTTCTGAGTCGCTGCCATTGGCTCCGGTACGTACGATAACTCCCCGGTGACGATATCAAGGGTCTTAGGAggaaggagcattaaagtggtatctaacatggcccaaaactgctgtcatcttgtaaagcagtatgtggaaagcattcccacaaaatatttctgtccaaaggccggagcgctccaactgcagaccacacccactctagtgtgacgttcgtggtagagagcccctcattcgttcgtaggaaaaaccgtctgctacgaacattgcgagcttcTTCTTGTTGGCTTCCATTATttgtatgatttatatcacgttttcttaaaaaaaaaaagaagcatatacgcagcctgagaaaataagattacgatcacaagagtaatatacccgtggcttctgtgcaatctcagaattcacagcagccGAAAgctagcgatggcggcggtattgtagcgccacctgttagccactgaaccaactgcgcggtgaaaactgtcggacaggctgcacactgtcgagaagcacggggtttttgctgtacaaacgcagttaatttcgggctgcaccactcgttcttcccgtggtgcctgcggtcccaaaaaatcgtggttgtgtcgtggacagccttcgaaccctccgtttcggacatcacgaagccggagaacgcatggcgtctccgaagcggtagcagacgctccggcctgggcgatgttgctcacctcgatcatgtgatccca contains:
- the LOC135398741 gene encoding 3',5'-cyclic-AMP phosphodiesterase 4A-like isoform X8, giving the protein MHTIRNYTGLDRLQHYAQCKEERPKKSLSQSEYNLLQAVDIDIDRPLTTTPFLTLYRRRDNQPVLQPWRHLMNILDDSYHGVSRCLLRQVDRWAFNTFALDVCSGGRSMPHLLVHLFHQYGFMGAFNLDVVKVWHCFNLIDAGYHSNNPYHNSVHAADVTQAMHCFLLEYKIREHMTPVEAMASLIAAVTHDLDHPGVNQPFLIATSNHLAALYKNFSVLENHHWRSAISCLRQSGIFDHLDNSVWDEVEQHIRSLILATDITRQQEFLSRFKRYLENRVLNMAEKEYRHFILQIALKCADLGNPCRPWDISHRWSLQVCKEFYRQGDYEKRLNIPVTPICDRDKTTVAKIQADFFKFVVSPLFEMWHQFLDTPLSTELLDNLHINHIQWEKLIANDETGSFETDLNAPLASEEEEGDLEDEEVLPPLLQRTATDYSWMEEPFGHWGRRRHSMPLSLPKMLPRTVIRRQSLPVPAKDTHAAPPSADDLQPTSSLLSLSSTSRGAPVHAVLHRHSRECERRLVHQPVSYPPYRRTSEPFVHDRARVCPRRSESVFAFSRYEETSAVDKAGQTEDKCENGCGTPPTTRQSGQQNSALPTAIQDYNGKKEDVLAVGTLLLQKMDAQSRLSILESASQLEGTTKSLRKSGVKSETPSWSHHVSQLAERQPEFDHPPSWKGCARLTNRRSSAPTALSSQLSSLAEKGYHRRSSMPFEHCAFLSASGMKERNTRNHPSSRFCDSLGSIPRERRHSIGFLEPFQATSEDSRPHMSSSGDETRDLFLPIISPNPLRRRRGSLPTALMVSPESEGWERRRGSTGEILSALIGLHARMPFMLAISPRYIPRSAAGLELLTGFWRSRTDWSPSIRRQANSLDSTGRLPSSCSFQRRGSLEFSLFSLSSGRDDN
- the LOC135398741 gene encoding 3',5'-cyclic-AMP phosphodiesterase 4A-like isoform X1; its protein translation is MPGRSSNVPVGGFVCPFCGQDVVRGDDSVRNMHTIRNYTGLDRLQHYAQCKEERPKKSLSQSEYNLLQAVDIDIDRPLTTTPFLTLYRRRDNQPVLQPWRHLMNILDDSYHGVSRCLLRQVDRWAFNTFALDVCSGGRSMPHLLVHLFHQYGFMGAFNLDVVKVWHCFNLIDAGYHSNNPYHNSVHAADVTQAMHCFLLEYKIREHMTPVEAMASLIAAVTHDLDHPGVNQPFLIATSNHLAALYKNFSVLENHHWRSAISCLRQSGIFDHLDNSVWDEVEQHIRSLILATDITRQQEFLSRFKRYLENRVLNMAEKEYRHFILQIALKCADLGNPCRPWDISHRWSLQVCKEFYRQGDYEKRLNIPVTPICDRDKTTVAKIQADFFKFVVSPLFEMWHQFLDTPLSTELLDNLHINHIQWEKLIANDETGSFETDLNAPLASEEEEGDLEDEEVLPPLLQRTATDYSWMEEPFGHWGRRRHSMPLSLPKMLPRTVIRRQSLPVPAKDTHAAPPSADDLQPTSSLLSLSSTSRGAPVHAVLHRHSRECERRLVHQPVSYPPYRRTSEPFVHDRARVCPRRSESVFAFSRYEETSAVDKAGQTEDKCENGCGTPPTTRQSGQQNSALPTAIQDYNGKKEDVLAVGTLLLQKMDAQSRLSILESASQLEGTTKSLRKSGVKSETPSWSHHVSQLAERQPEFDHPPSWKGCARLTNRRSSAPTALSSQLSSLAEKGYHRRSSMPFEHCAFLSASGMKERNTRNHPSSRFCDSLGSIPRERRHSIGFLEPFQATSEDSRPHMSSSGDETRDLFLPIISPNPLRRRRGSLPTALMVSPESEGWERRRGSTGEILSALIGLHARMPFMLAISPRYIPRSAAGLELLTGFWRSRTDWSPSIRRQANSLDSTGRLPSSCSFQRRGSLEFSLFSLSSGRDDN